From the Macaca nemestrina isolate mMacNem1 chromosome 7, mMacNem.hap1, whole genome shotgun sequence genome, one window contains:
- the LOC105499215 gene encoding olfactory receptor 4N2 — translation MESENGTVITEFILLGLTQSRDIQLLVFVLVLIFYFIILPGNFLIIFTIRSDPGLTAPLYFFLGNLAFLDASYSFIVAPRMLVDFLSEKKVISYRGCITQLFFLHFLGGGEGLLLVVMAFDRYIAICRPLHYSAVMNPRACYAMLLALWLGGFVHSIIQVVFILRLPFCGPNQLDNFFCDVPQVIKLACTNTFVIELLMVFNSGLMTLLCFLGLLASYAVILCRIRGSSSEAKNKAMSTCTTHIIVIFFMFGPGIFIYTRPFRAFPADKVVSLFHTVIFPLLNPVIYTLRNQEVKASMKKVFNKHIA, via the coding sequence ATGGAAAGCGAGAACGGAACAGTGATAACAGAATTCATCCTCCTTGGTCTGACCCAGTCTCGAGATATTCAGCTCCTGGTCTTTGTGctagttttaattttctacttCATCATCCTCCCTGgaaattttctcattattttcaccATAAGGTCAGACCCTGGACTCACAGCCCCCCTCTATTTCTTTCTGGGCAACTTGGCCTTCCTGGATGCATCCTACTCCTTCATTGTGGCTCCCAGGATGTTGGTGGACTTCCTCTCTGAGAAGAAGGTAATCTCCTACAGAGGCTGCATCACTCAGCTCTTTTTCTTACACTTCcttggaggaggggagggatTACTCCTTGTTGTGATGGCCTTTGACCGCTACATCGCCATCTGCCGGCCTCTGCACTATTCAGCTGTCATGAACCCTAGAGCCTGCTATGCAATGTTGTTGGCTCTGTGGCTTGGGGGTTTTGTTCACTCCATTATCCAGGTGGTCTTCATCCTCCGCTTGCCTTTTTGTGGCCCAAATCAACTGGATAACTTCTTCTGTGATGTCCCACAGGTCATCAAGCTGGCCTGCACCAACACGTTTGTGATAGAGCTTCTGATGGTCTTCAACAGCGGCCTGATGACACTTCTGTGCTTTCTGGGGCTTCTGGCCTCCTATGCAGTCATTCTTTGTCGCATACGAGGGTCTTCTTCTGAGGCGAAAAACAAGGCCATGTCCACATGCACCACCCATATCATTGTTATATTCTTCATGTTTGGACCTGGCATCTTCATCTACACGCGCCCCTTCAGGGCTTTCCCAGCTGACAAGGTGGTTTCTCTCTTCCATACAGTGATTTTTCCTTTGTTGAATCCTGTCATTTACACTCTTCGCAACCAGGAAGTGAAAGCTTCCATGAAAAAGGTGTTTAATAAGCACATAGCCTGA